One region of Triplophysa rosa unplaced genomic scaffold, Trosa_1v2 scaffold232_ERROPOS241259, whole genome shotgun sequence genomic DNA includes:
- the hps5 gene encoding Hermansky-Pudlak syndrome 5 protein isoform X2, with the protein MIPVVSDSCAHVLAEFDCLDPLLSALRLDSGRIKCTCVSVSRKWLALGTSAGGLHLIQREGWKQRLILTHKEGSITQVACCPHDEDFIAVATSQGLVVVWELHVERRGRPERACASWEHRGQTVTSLCWDTATLRVFAGDVGGKVSCVRAGSSKLGKGSAFVIFPVQTITTADSRVVQLGCVDGHLVISSLSRCYLCDTEREKFWRVGNKERDGEFGECFLLQGQRGQPGVPPPLLYCARPGSRVWEASFSGEVLSTHQFKQLLACPPLPLISYRNEPHFNSTKTSPQSLAFPRLLQFGDQNLLTWTDSAIYIFTPHSGQVLLWTEVKDVMDIAVFRNELFCLHDDGRLSHLSLLSPERCVERLMKRENWTLAATACCMFQHAVIASRARKSLPTDRLEQLKVQLNPASQQQLIGQLEEVISKLELLDSACSSRRSSISSHESFNVLDCGIYRVISRRGSQSDDDTNSIATQTALEEERLKEFSFTDEQVENDSQSVRGESDRSDLGLQFLPLSFRPKPPRALQAVRDSVSSFMKKTTEKINTLQMNSDLWPRPDLREGVQGEATALPDEGEHEANDEQMSSESELQELRVATQTATALLIFYLTRRSQIQDPTVLLDPVGLGEVLGEWALVLERVLGPEDPGRPRDTDNHGTDEKEKTLENDGVLSSVSCCIVVPSESLLAPPTDPDESSTFTEDDFGESSPCFTAPVRSPFTPFTNPVELIQLFSPKPLPPDLHADLSQLACLYLELGCPGTWGRDGEGVCAFLRRYFFLLDQERVRNMCTLRYSQQPDVRKSYMAGMMEFTQASKVVEVIQKGDLLKSLRSLRELQPWNAPLLLSHLYRLYEKHGEVAVRAYPQFYPTILPSDITAMALPNHFLPYLDNLVQSRSEQQRLSFLGSLLRPDTLRQDWLELALSHDAPQRADTLTPDGRPRWRSHFFSWGYGRLLSLLIRLPADLTSKQKMLETCRSHGYWMGYLYLCRELQQRVEAFSAICRLDDMTLLEDSDGIVPQTLDEWVLLLQLSQQISSNADEAPPTSTLQRSSNGSGSGDDSGSPDLSNGSGERSVRVSPENIALRLVRVFGPDRALATLQECGIQMDLSPRSTLVCDLLRMTEKRQRALIQTMLERCDRFLWSQHA; encoded by the exons ATGATTCCTGTGGTTTCTGACTCCTGCGCTCATGTTCTGGCCGAGTTTGACTGTCTGGACCCTCTTCTCTCCGCCCTGCGGCTTGACTCGGGTCGAATcaaa TGCACGTGTGTGTCCGTGTCCAGGAAGTGGTTGGCTCTGGGGACGTCCGCTGGGGGGCTGCACCTCATTCAGAGAGAAGGCTGGAAACAAAGACTCATACTCACgcacaaa GAAGGTTCAATCACACAGGTGGCATGCTGCCCTCATGATGAAGACTTTATCGCCGTGGCAACAAG tcagGGTCTGGTAGTGGTGTGGGAGCTGCATGTGGAGCGTCGCGGTCGTCCGGAGCGAGCGTGTGCATCATGGGAACATCGCGGGCAGACTGTGACGTCTCTGTGCTGGGACACCGCCACCCTCCGAGTGTTTGCTGGAGACGTTGGAGGGAAAGTGTCTTGCGTCCGCGCCGGGTCTTCTAAACTCGGCAAG GGCTCAGCGTTTGTCATCTTCCCCGTTCAGACCATCACCACGGCAGACTCACGTGTCGTTCAGCTGGGCTGCGTGGACGGACACCTTGTGATCTCGTCTCTCAGCCGCTGCTACCTGTGTGATActgagag gGAGAAGTTCTGGCGTGTGGGTAATAAGGAGCGTGACGGAGAGTTCGGGGAGTGTTTTCTCCTGCAGGGTCAGCGGGGTCAGCCGGGCGTTCCTCCCCCTCTGCTGTACTGTGCCCGGCCGGGCTCTCGTGTATGGGAAGCCAGTTTCAGCGGTGAAGTTCTGAGCACACATCAGTTCAAACAGCTGCTGGCCTGTCCGCCGCTGCCGCTCATCTCTTACAG GAATGAGCCACATTTCAACTCTACAAAGACGAGTCCACAGTCTCTGGCTTTTCCAAGACTCCTTCAGTTTGG agaTCAAAACCTTCTCACCTGGACAGATTCAGCCATCTACATCTTCACCCCTCACAGTGGGCAGGTTCTACTGTGGACAGAGGTCAAAG ACGTGATGGACATCGCTGTTTTCCGGAATGAGCTGTTTTGTCTTCATGACGATGGTCGCTTGTCTCATTTGTCATTGTTGTCACCTGAGCGCTGCGTCGAGCGTCTGATGAAGAGAGAGAACTGGACGCTGGCTGCCACCGCCTGCTGCATGTTTCAGCACGCAGTTATTGCATCAAGG GCCAGGAAGTCCCTCCCCACTGATCGACTGGAGCAGCTGAAGGTGCAGCTAAACCCCGCCTCCCAGCAGCAGCTGATTGGTCAACTGGAGGAAGTAATCAGCAAGTTAGAGCTGCTGGACTCTGCCTGTAGCAGCCGCAGGAGCAGCATCTCCTCACAT GAGAGCTTTAATGTTCTAGACTGTGGCATCTATCGCGTCATCAGCCGACGAGgcagccaatcagatgacgatACCAACTCAATCGCCACCCAGACAGCGCTGGAGGAGGAGCGGCTGAAGGAGTTCAGTTTCACTGATGAGCAGGTGGAAAATG ACTCTCAGTCTGTGCGAGGGGAGAGCGACAGGTCTGATCTGGGTCTGCAGTTCCTGCCGTTGTCTTTCCGGCCTAAACCACCACGAGCTCTGCAGGCTGTCCGGGACAG CGTCTCCAGTTTCATGAAAAAGACCACAGAGAAGATCAACACCCTTCAGATGAACAGTGACCTCTGGCCTCGGCCTGACCTCAGGGAGGGCGTTCAGGGCGAGGCGACGGCTCTGCCGGATGAAGGAGAACACGA AGCGAACGACGAGCAGATGAGCTCCGAGTCTGAACTGCAGGAGTTGAGAGTCGCCACGCAGACGGCCAC GGCTCTGCTGATATTTTATCTGACACGTAGATCTCAGATCCAGGACCCCACGGTTTTACTCGACCCCGTCGGTCTCGGCGAGGTGCTTGGTGAGTGGGCTCTGGTTCTGGAGAGGGTGCTGGGTCCAGAAGACCCCGGTAGACCAAGAGACACAGACAATCACGGGACGGACGAGAAGGAGAAGACTCTGGAGAATGACGGGGTTTTGTCTTCCGTGTCCTGTTGCATTGTGGTTCCGTCGGAGAGCTTGTTAGCTCCACCCACTGACCCGGACGAATCCTCAACTTTCACTGAAGACGACTTTGGAGAGAGCAGTCCGTGTTTCACAGCCCCAGTCAGATCACCGTTCACGCCCTTCACCAACCCCGTTGAGCTGATCCAGCTGTTTTCCCCCAAACCCCTGCCCCCTGACCTCCACGCTGACCTCTCACAGCTGGCCTGTCTGTACCTGGAGCTGGGCTGTCCCGGCACATGGGGGAGAGACGGAGAGGGTGTGTGTGCTTTCTTGAGGAGATATTTCTTTCTCTTGGACCAGGAGCGAGTGAGGAACATGTGTACGCTGAGATACAGTCAGCAGCCTGATGTGCGCAAGTCGTACATGGCTGGCATGATGG AGTTCACTCAGGCCAGTAAGGTGGTGGAAGTGATTCAGAAGGGCGATCTGCTGAAATCTCTGCGCAGTTTGAGAGAACTTCAGCCGTGGAATGCACCTCTGCTCCTCTCGCACCTGTACAG GCTCTACGAGAAACACGGAGAGGTGGCCGTTCGTGCTTACCCACAGTTCTACCCCACAATCCTCCCCTCTGACATCACGGCCATGGCTTTGCCCAACCACTTCCTGCCTTACCTGGACAATCTCGTCCAATCACGATCCGAGCAGCAGAG GTTGTCTTTTCTTGGATCTCTTCTTCGCCCAGACACTCTGCGACAGGATTGGCTGGAACTGGCTCTTTCCCACGATGCGCCACAGAGGGCAGACACGCTCACGCCGGATGGACGACCCAG GTGGCGCTCTCATTTCTTCAGTTGGGGTTACGGACGACTGCTATCTCTGCTCATCCGTTTGCCTGCTGATCTGACCTCCAAACAGAAGATGCTGGAGACGTGTAGATCTCATGG GTATTGGATGGGTTATCTGTACCTGTGCAGAGAGCTTCAGCAGCGAGTGGAGGCTTTCAGCGCTATCTGTAGACTGGATGACATGACACTACTGGAGGACAGTGACG gtatTGTTCCTCAGACTCTTGATGAGTGGGTGTTGCTACTTCAGCTCTCTCAGCAAATCAGCAGCAATGCTGACGAAGCCCCGCCCACATCAACTCTACAGCGCAGCAGCAATGGATCCGGTTCCGGTGATGACAGTGGTTCTCCTGATCTGTCTAACGGTTCTGGCGAGCGGAGCGTTCGGGTCAGCCCAGAGAACATTGCCCTGCGTCTGGTACGGGTGTTCGGGCCGGATCGAGCTCTGGCGACCCTGCAGGAGTGTGGCATACAGATGGACCTCAGTCCACGCTCCACGCTGGTGTGTGATCTGCTGCGGATGACCGAGAAGAGACAGAG AGCATTGATTCAGACCATGCTGGAACGTTGTGATCGATTTCTGTGGTCTCAGCATGCCTAA
- the hps5 gene encoding Hermansky-Pudlak syndrome 5 protein isoform X3, whose amino-acid sequence MIPVVSDSCAHVLAEFDCLDPLLSALRLDSGRIKCTCVSVSRKWLALGTSAGGLHLIQREGWKQRLILTHKEGSITQVACCPHDEDFIAVATSQGLVVVWELHVERRGRPERACASWEHRGQTVTSLCWDTATLRVFAGDVGGKVSCVRAGSSKLGKGSAFVIFPVQTITTADSRVVQLGCVDGHLVISSLSRCYLCDTEREKFWRVGNKERDGEFGECFLLQGQRGQPGVPPPLLYCARPGSRVWEASFSGEVLSTHQFKQLLACPPLPLISYRNEPHFNSTKTSPQSLAFPRLLQFGDQNLLTWTDSAIYIFTPHSGQVLLWTEVKDVMDIAVFRNELFCLHDDGRLSHLSLLSPERCVERLMKRENWTLAATACCMFQHAVIASRVPARKSLPTDRLEQLKVQLNPASQQQLIGQLEEVISKLELLDSACSSRRSSISSHESFNVLDCGIYRVISRRGSQSDDDTNSIATQTALEEERLKEFSFTDEQVENDSQSVRGESDRSDLGLQFLPLSFRPKPPRALQAVRDSVSSFMKKTTEKINTLQMNSDLWPRPDLREGVQGEATALPDEGEHEANDEQMSSESELQELRVATQTATSQIQDPTVLLDPVGLGEVLGEWALVLERVLGPEDPGRPRDTDNHGTDEKEKTLENDGVLSSVSCCIVVPSESLLAPPTDPDESSTFTEDDFGESSPCFTAPVRSPFTPFTNPVELIQLFSPKPLPPDLHADLSQLACLYLELGCPGTWGRDGEGVCAFLRRYFFLLDQERVRNMCTLRYSQQPDVRKSYMAGMMEFTQASKVVEVIQKGDLLKSLRSLRELQPWNAPLLLSHLYRLYEKHGEVAVRAYPQFYPTILPSDITAMALPNHFLPYLDNLVQSRSEQQRLSFLGSLLRPDTLRQDWLELALSHDAPQRADTLTPDGRPRWRSHFFSWGYGRLLSLLIRLPADLTSKQKMLETCRSHGYWMGYLYLCRELQQRVEAFSAICRLDDMTLLEDSDGIVPQTLDEWVLLLQLSQQISSNADEAPPTSTLQRSSNGSGSGDDSGSPDLSNGSGERSVRVSPENIALRLVRVFGPDRALATLQECGIQMDLSPRSTLVCDLLRMTEKRQRALIQTMLERCDRFLWSQHA is encoded by the exons ATGATTCCTGTGGTTTCTGACTCCTGCGCTCATGTTCTGGCCGAGTTTGACTGTCTGGACCCTCTTCTCTCCGCCCTGCGGCTTGACTCGGGTCGAATcaaa TGCACGTGTGTGTCCGTGTCCAGGAAGTGGTTGGCTCTGGGGACGTCCGCTGGGGGGCTGCACCTCATTCAGAGAGAAGGCTGGAAACAAAGACTCATACTCACgcacaaa GAAGGTTCAATCACACAGGTGGCATGCTGCCCTCATGATGAAGACTTTATCGCCGTGGCAACAAG tcagGGTCTGGTAGTGGTGTGGGAGCTGCATGTGGAGCGTCGCGGTCGTCCGGAGCGAGCGTGTGCATCATGGGAACATCGCGGGCAGACTGTGACGTCTCTGTGCTGGGACACCGCCACCCTCCGAGTGTTTGCTGGAGACGTTGGAGGGAAAGTGTCTTGCGTCCGCGCCGGGTCTTCTAAACTCGGCAAG GGCTCAGCGTTTGTCATCTTCCCCGTTCAGACCATCACCACGGCAGACTCACGTGTCGTTCAGCTGGGCTGCGTGGACGGACACCTTGTGATCTCGTCTCTCAGCCGCTGCTACCTGTGTGATActgagag gGAGAAGTTCTGGCGTGTGGGTAATAAGGAGCGTGACGGAGAGTTCGGGGAGTGTTTTCTCCTGCAGGGTCAGCGGGGTCAGCCGGGCGTTCCTCCCCCTCTGCTGTACTGTGCCCGGCCGGGCTCTCGTGTATGGGAAGCCAGTTTCAGCGGTGAAGTTCTGAGCACACATCAGTTCAAACAGCTGCTGGCCTGTCCGCCGCTGCCGCTCATCTCTTACAG GAATGAGCCACATTTCAACTCTACAAAGACGAGTCCACAGTCTCTGGCTTTTCCAAGACTCCTTCAGTTTGG agaTCAAAACCTTCTCACCTGGACAGATTCAGCCATCTACATCTTCACCCCTCACAGTGGGCAGGTTCTACTGTGGACAGAGGTCAAAG ACGTGATGGACATCGCTGTTTTCCGGAATGAGCTGTTTTGTCTTCATGACGATGGTCGCTTGTCTCATTTGTCATTGTTGTCACCTGAGCGCTGCGTCGAGCGTCTGATGAAGAGAGAGAACTGGACGCTGGCTGCCACCGCCTGCTGCATGTTTCAGCACGCAGTTATTGCATCAAGGGTACCg GCCAGGAAGTCCCTCCCCACTGATCGACTGGAGCAGCTGAAGGTGCAGCTAAACCCCGCCTCCCAGCAGCAGCTGATTGGTCAACTGGAGGAAGTAATCAGCAAGTTAGAGCTGCTGGACTCTGCCTGTAGCAGCCGCAGGAGCAGCATCTCCTCACAT GAGAGCTTTAATGTTCTAGACTGTGGCATCTATCGCGTCATCAGCCGACGAGgcagccaatcagatgacgatACCAACTCAATCGCCACCCAGACAGCGCTGGAGGAGGAGCGGCTGAAGGAGTTCAGTTTCACTGATGAGCAGGTGGAAAATG ACTCTCAGTCTGTGCGAGGGGAGAGCGACAGGTCTGATCTGGGTCTGCAGTTCCTGCCGTTGTCTTTCCGGCCTAAACCACCACGAGCTCTGCAGGCTGTCCGGGACAG CGTCTCCAGTTTCATGAAAAAGACCACAGAGAAGATCAACACCCTTCAGATGAACAGTGACCTCTGGCCTCGGCCTGACCTCAGGGAGGGCGTTCAGGGCGAGGCGACGGCTCTGCCGGATGAAGGAGAACACGA AGCGAACGACGAGCAGATGAGCTCCGAGTCTGAACTGCAGGAGTTGAGAGTCGCCACGCAGACGGCCAC ATCTCAGATCCAGGACCCCACGGTTTTACTCGACCCCGTCGGTCTCGGCGAGGTGCTTGGTGAGTGGGCTCTGGTTCTGGAGAGGGTGCTGGGTCCAGAAGACCCCGGTAGACCAAGAGACACAGACAATCACGGGACGGACGAGAAGGAGAAGACTCTGGAGAATGACGGGGTTTTGTCTTCCGTGTCCTGTTGCATTGTGGTTCCGTCGGAGAGCTTGTTAGCTCCACCCACTGACCCGGACGAATCCTCAACTTTCACTGAAGACGACTTTGGAGAGAGCAGTCCGTGTTTCACAGCCCCAGTCAGATCACCGTTCACGCCCTTCACCAACCCCGTTGAGCTGATCCAGCTGTTTTCCCCCAAACCCCTGCCCCCTGACCTCCACGCTGACCTCTCACAGCTGGCCTGTCTGTACCTGGAGCTGGGCTGTCCCGGCACATGGGGGAGAGACGGAGAGGGTGTGTGTGCTTTCTTGAGGAGATATTTCTTTCTCTTGGACCAGGAGCGAGTGAGGAACATGTGTACGCTGAGATACAGTCAGCAGCCTGATGTGCGCAAGTCGTACATGGCTGGCATGATGG AGTTCACTCAGGCCAGTAAGGTGGTGGAAGTGATTCAGAAGGGCGATCTGCTGAAATCTCTGCGCAGTTTGAGAGAACTTCAGCCGTGGAATGCACCTCTGCTCCTCTCGCACCTGTACAG GCTCTACGAGAAACACGGAGAGGTGGCCGTTCGTGCTTACCCACAGTTCTACCCCACAATCCTCCCCTCTGACATCACGGCCATGGCTTTGCCCAACCACTTCCTGCCTTACCTGGACAATCTCGTCCAATCACGATCCGAGCAGCAGAG GTTGTCTTTTCTTGGATCTCTTCTTCGCCCAGACACTCTGCGACAGGATTGGCTGGAACTGGCTCTTTCCCACGATGCGCCACAGAGGGCAGACACGCTCACGCCGGATGGACGACCCAG GTGGCGCTCTCATTTCTTCAGTTGGGGTTACGGACGACTGCTATCTCTGCTCATCCGTTTGCCTGCTGATCTGACCTCCAAACAGAAGATGCTGGAGACGTGTAGATCTCATGG GTATTGGATGGGTTATCTGTACCTGTGCAGAGAGCTTCAGCAGCGAGTGGAGGCTTTCAGCGCTATCTGTAGACTGGATGACATGACACTACTGGAGGACAGTGACG gtatTGTTCCTCAGACTCTTGATGAGTGGGTGTTGCTACTTCAGCTCTCTCAGCAAATCAGCAGCAATGCTGACGAAGCCCCGCCCACATCAACTCTACAGCGCAGCAGCAATGGATCCGGTTCCGGTGATGACAGTGGTTCTCCTGATCTGTCTAACGGTTCTGGCGAGCGGAGCGTTCGGGTCAGCCCAGAGAACATTGCCCTGCGTCTGGTACGGGTGTTCGGGCCGGATCGAGCTCTGGCGACCCTGCAGGAGTGTGGCATACAGATGGACCTCAGTCCACGCTCCACGCTGGTGTGTGATCTGCTGCGGATGACCGAGAAGAGACAGAG AGCATTGATTCAGACCATGCTGGAACGTTGTGATCGATTTCTGTGGTCTCAGCATGCCTAA
- the hps5 gene encoding Hermansky-Pudlak syndrome 5 protein isoform X4, translated as MIPVVSDSCAHVLAEFDCLDPLLSALRLDSGRIKCTCVSVSRKWLALGTSAGGLHLIQREGWKQRLILTHKEGSITQVACCPHDEDFIAVATSQGLVVVWELHVERRGRPERACASWEHRGQTVTSLCWDTATLRVFAGDVGGKVSCVRAGSSKLGKTITTADSRVVQLGCVDGHLVISSLSRCYLCDTEREKFWRVGNKERDGEFGECFLLQGQRGQPGVPPPLLYCARPGSRVWEASFSGEVLSTHQFKQLLACPPLPLISYRNEPHFNSTKTSPQSLAFPRLLQFGDQNLLTWTDSAIYIFTPHSGQVLLWTEVKDVMDIAVFRNELFCLHDDGRLSHLSLLSPERCVERLMKRENWTLAATACCMFQHAVIASRVPARKSLPTDRLEQLKVQLNPASQQQLIGQLEEVISKLELLDSACSSRRSSISSHESFNVLDCGIYRVISRRGSQSDDDTNSIATQTALEEERLKEFSFTDEQVENDSQSVRGESDRSDLGLQFLPLSFRPKPPRALQAVRDSVSSFMKKTTEKINTLQMNSDLWPRPDLREGVQGEATALPDEGEHEANDEQMSSESELQELRVATQTATALLIFYLTRRSQIQDPTVLLDPVGLGEVLGEWALVLERVLGPEDPGRPRDTDNHGTDEKEKTLENDGVLSSVSCCIVVPSESLLAPPTDPDESSTFTEDDFGESSPCFTAPVRSPFTPFTNPVELIQLFSPKPLPPDLHADLSQLACLYLELGCPGTWGRDGEGVCAFLRRYFFLLDQERVRNMCTLRYSQQPDVRKSYMAGMMEFTQASKVVEVIQKGDLLKSLRSLRELQPWNAPLLLSHLYRLYEKHGEVAVRAYPQFYPTILPSDITAMALPNHFLPYLDNLVQSRSEQQRLSFLGSLLRPDTLRQDWLELALSHDAPQRADTLTPDGRPRWRSHFFSWGYGRLLSLLIRLPADLTSKQKMLETCRSHGYWMGYLYLCRELQQRVEAFSAICRLDDMTLLEDSDGIVPQTLDEWVLLLQLSQQISSNADEAPPTSTLQRSSNGSGSGDDSGSPDLSNGSGERSVRVSPENIALRLVRVFGPDRALATLQECGIQMDLSPRSTLVCDLLRMTEKRQRALIQTMLERCDRFLWSQHA; from the exons ATGATTCCTGTGGTTTCTGACTCCTGCGCTCATGTTCTGGCCGAGTTTGACTGTCTGGACCCTCTTCTCTCCGCCCTGCGGCTTGACTCGGGTCGAATcaaa TGCACGTGTGTGTCCGTGTCCAGGAAGTGGTTGGCTCTGGGGACGTCCGCTGGGGGGCTGCACCTCATTCAGAGAGAAGGCTGGAAACAAAGACTCATACTCACgcacaaa GAAGGTTCAATCACACAGGTGGCATGCTGCCCTCATGATGAAGACTTTATCGCCGTGGCAACAAG tcagGGTCTGGTAGTGGTGTGGGAGCTGCATGTGGAGCGTCGCGGTCGTCCGGAGCGAGCGTGTGCATCATGGGAACATCGCGGGCAGACTGTGACGTCTCTGTGCTGGGACACCGCCACCCTCCGAGTGTTTGCTGGAGACGTTGGAGGGAAAGTGTCTTGCGTCCGCGCCGGGTCTTCTAAACTCGGCAAG ACCATCACCACGGCAGACTCACGTGTCGTTCAGCTGGGCTGCGTGGACGGACACCTTGTGATCTCGTCTCTCAGCCGCTGCTACCTGTGTGATActgagag gGAGAAGTTCTGGCGTGTGGGTAATAAGGAGCGTGACGGAGAGTTCGGGGAGTGTTTTCTCCTGCAGGGTCAGCGGGGTCAGCCGGGCGTTCCTCCCCCTCTGCTGTACTGTGCCCGGCCGGGCTCTCGTGTATGGGAAGCCAGTTTCAGCGGTGAAGTTCTGAGCACACATCAGTTCAAACAGCTGCTGGCCTGTCCGCCGCTGCCGCTCATCTCTTACAG GAATGAGCCACATTTCAACTCTACAAAGACGAGTCCACAGTCTCTGGCTTTTCCAAGACTCCTTCAGTTTGG agaTCAAAACCTTCTCACCTGGACAGATTCAGCCATCTACATCTTCACCCCTCACAGTGGGCAGGTTCTACTGTGGACAGAGGTCAAAG ACGTGATGGACATCGCTGTTTTCCGGAATGAGCTGTTTTGTCTTCATGACGATGGTCGCTTGTCTCATTTGTCATTGTTGTCACCTGAGCGCTGCGTCGAGCGTCTGATGAAGAGAGAGAACTGGACGCTGGCTGCCACCGCCTGCTGCATGTTTCAGCACGCAGTTATTGCATCAAGGGTACCg GCCAGGAAGTCCCTCCCCACTGATCGACTGGAGCAGCTGAAGGTGCAGCTAAACCCCGCCTCCCAGCAGCAGCTGATTGGTCAACTGGAGGAAGTAATCAGCAAGTTAGAGCTGCTGGACTCTGCCTGTAGCAGCCGCAGGAGCAGCATCTCCTCACAT GAGAGCTTTAATGTTCTAGACTGTGGCATCTATCGCGTCATCAGCCGACGAGgcagccaatcagatgacgatACCAACTCAATCGCCACCCAGACAGCGCTGGAGGAGGAGCGGCTGAAGGAGTTCAGTTTCACTGATGAGCAGGTGGAAAATG ACTCTCAGTCTGTGCGAGGGGAGAGCGACAGGTCTGATCTGGGTCTGCAGTTCCTGCCGTTGTCTTTCCGGCCTAAACCACCACGAGCTCTGCAGGCTGTCCGGGACAG CGTCTCCAGTTTCATGAAAAAGACCACAGAGAAGATCAACACCCTTCAGATGAACAGTGACCTCTGGCCTCGGCCTGACCTCAGGGAGGGCGTTCAGGGCGAGGCGACGGCTCTGCCGGATGAAGGAGAACACGA AGCGAACGACGAGCAGATGAGCTCCGAGTCTGAACTGCAGGAGTTGAGAGTCGCCACGCAGACGGCCAC GGCTCTGCTGATATTTTATCTGACACGTAGATCTCAGATCCAGGACCCCACGGTTTTACTCGACCCCGTCGGTCTCGGCGAGGTGCTTGGTGAGTGGGCTCTGGTTCTGGAGAGGGTGCTGGGTCCAGAAGACCCCGGTAGACCAAGAGACACAGACAATCACGGGACGGACGAGAAGGAGAAGACTCTGGAGAATGACGGGGTTTTGTCTTCCGTGTCCTGTTGCATTGTGGTTCCGTCGGAGAGCTTGTTAGCTCCACCCACTGACCCGGACGAATCCTCAACTTTCACTGAAGACGACTTTGGAGAGAGCAGTCCGTGTTTCACAGCCCCAGTCAGATCACCGTTCACGCCCTTCACCAACCCCGTTGAGCTGATCCAGCTGTTTTCCCCCAAACCCCTGCCCCCTGACCTCCACGCTGACCTCTCACAGCTGGCCTGTCTGTACCTGGAGCTGGGCTGTCCCGGCACATGGGGGAGAGACGGAGAGGGTGTGTGTGCTTTCTTGAGGAGATATTTCTTTCTCTTGGACCAGGAGCGAGTGAGGAACATGTGTACGCTGAGATACAGTCAGCAGCCTGATGTGCGCAAGTCGTACATGGCTGGCATGATGG AGTTCACTCAGGCCAGTAAGGTGGTGGAAGTGATTCAGAAGGGCGATCTGCTGAAATCTCTGCGCAGTTTGAGAGAACTTCAGCCGTGGAATGCACCTCTGCTCCTCTCGCACCTGTACAG GCTCTACGAGAAACACGGAGAGGTGGCCGTTCGTGCTTACCCACAGTTCTACCCCACAATCCTCCCCTCTGACATCACGGCCATGGCTTTGCCCAACCACTTCCTGCCTTACCTGGACAATCTCGTCCAATCACGATCCGAGCAGCAGAG GTTGTCTTTTCTTGGATCTCTTCTTCGCCCAGACACTCTGCGACAGGATTGGCTGGAACTGGCTCTTTCCCACGATGCGCCACAGAGGGCAGACACGCTCACGCCGGATGGACGACCCAG GTGGCGCTCTCATTTCTTCAGTTGGGGTTACGGACGACTGCTATCTCTGCTCATCCGTTTGCCTGCTGATCTGACCTCCAAACAGAAGATGCTGGAGACGTGTAGATCTCATGG GTATTGGATGGGTTATCTGTACCTGTGCAGAGAGCTTCAGCAGCGAGTGGAGGCTTTCAGCGCTATCTGTAGACTGGATGACATGACACTACTGGAGGACAGTGACG gtatTGTTCCTCAGACTCTTGATGAGTGGGTGTTGCTACTTCAGCTCTCTCAGCAAATCAGCAGCAATGCTGACGAAGCCCCGCCCACATCAACTCTACAGCGCAGCAGCAATGGATCCGGTTCCGGTGATGACAGTGGTTCTCCTGATCTGTCTAACGGTTCTGGCGAGCGGAGCGTTCGGGTCAGCCCAGAGAACATTGCCCTGCGTCTGGTACGGGTGTTCGGGCCGGATCGAGCTCTGGCGACCCTGCAGGAGTGTGGCATACAGATGGACCTCAGTCCACGCTCCACGCTGGTGTGTGATCTGCTGCGGATGACCGAGAAGAGACAGAG AGCATTGATTCAGACCATGCTGGAACGTTGTGATCGATTTCTGTGGTCTCAGCATGCCTAA